The sequence below is a genomic window from Schistocerca nitens isolate TAMUIC-IGC-003100 chromosome 4, iqSchNite1.1, whole genome shotgun sequence.
CTTAtgtccttgggagagtcagccgtaacaaaactctaccatctgaggaAACTATTccgcctggtgtgcaagatatatgagacaggcaaaacaccctcagacttcaagaagaaattaCAACCCTAATTCCAATGAAAACAAATGCTGTCAGACGTGAATATTATCAAACCATCAGTCAAATAATTCATGCTTGCAATATACTGACACAACTTTTtgatggaagaatggaaaaactggcacaaactgacctcggggaagatcagtttgtactccagacaaatgttggaacatgcgggacaatactgacccaacgacttatattagaagataggttaagcaaaggaaaacctatgtttatagcaattGTTGATTTTGGAGAtaggttttgacaatgtttactgcaaAACACTCTTTAAATTTCTGGAGGTAGCAGGGGAAAATACAGTAAGaggaaggttatttacaactcgtaGAGAAACCATGCGGCTATTAGAAAAGTCGAATGGCGTGAaaaggaagctgtggttgagaagggagtgagacagggttatagcgtaTCTCCGATATTACTGaatttgtacactgagcaagcagtaagagaaACCAAGGAGCAATTTGGAAAGGGTGTTAAGGCAAAGAACTTAGAAAAGCAGTTGTATGGAGTGGATTGTGCCTCGtcaagaggttataagatgaacattgacaaaagtaaaacgagggtactggaatgtagtagaattaaatcaggcgatgctgagggaatgagttTTGAAAATGAGACactcactgaaagtagtagatcagtttagACATTTGGGCAACAGAGTAATTGACTATGActgaagcagagaggatgtaaaatgcggaCTGGCTATAGCACGAAAAGCACAGTTTGAAAAAGAGTAGGCTAATTTGTTAGCATCTactataaatttaattattagaaagtcttttctgaaggtatttgtctggagtgtggcctttTTGGGAAGAGAAACGTGCACGATAAGAGGTTCAGATACGAAGAGAataagtagaagcttttgaaaagtggtgctacagaagaacactggcGATTAAAAGAGGTAAAacgggtaactaatgaggaggtactgaatcgagctggggaagaaaaaattatatggtacaacttgactaaaacacaATGTTGATACGACACGTCGTCCGTTTGGTAATGGAGATGCCCTCGTAGTTATTCCAAGACGAACTGGCTGACAAAGGAtggatagcgtggagagctgcaccaaaccagttctCGGATtgagacaccaccaccaccaacaacaacaagaaacaaaagaaaacgaaCTGTTATTTTCTTATCATTGCATTGATCAATTCGTGCTCCTTGTACTTTGATCTGGTGCTTGTCGCATTTCAGAGATTTTATCCGGCGCGTGAGAGAAGACCGGTATGGCACCTGAGCGCGAACTGTTGACACAGTTTCCTTATTGCAACACTTCAACAATTTACATACCGGTATACCAAGAGTTGTTAGATTTTACCTACCTACAGGGGCTAAACGCTGTTTCCTTTCGATATTAGTGCGTAAGTCTCAATTTCTGATTGAAGAAAACAAAATTGTTTCAGTCCATCTCTCCATTTCCTGAAATTTTTTACCAAGGCTTCATCAACTTTTTGATATGTTACACCGTATTCAGCAACGTTCACTTGCACATGCCTACACAcatatttaacacacacacacccatttttattacgATTGACGTATCATTATTTGTTGCCTCTAGTTGTGATttttacattcataaaaaaatgaaaataataggaTTCGCAAAAGGGGCCACTTCAGTAATTCTCCCCAAGGTCCCGTATGATAATTACATATTTGTTCGACAACTCTGGTTATTTGAAATCAGCAGAAAGTTCAGAAAAAATACCGAGAATCCACCCAGACTTACTGTTTTGTGATTTGACCCAATTAGACAAATCGTTTATAATGTTTAGCGGATGGACTACAACAGCCTGTTGTAATGGTTCACGTTTTACCTTAGCATTTGTTTATTGTTCTTTGTCAGAAAGAAGCAAATCATACGCTGATGAGTTTCGATAAGATCTTATTTATGTCTTCTTAGGAAAATGATATTCACATTCCTTTCACCGAAATGCTGGTACAAGCTAATTGTCAGTTCCATAGACCACAACAGCCCGTTATAACGGTTCACATGTTCCCTTAGAACTTGTTTGTTATTTGGCAGAAACAAGCAAATCATACGCCGATAAGTTTTGATAAGATCTTATGTCTTCTTAAGAAAACAACATTCGCATTCTTTTCACCGAAATCTTGGTACAAGTTAATTTGCCAGTTCCATTTATTCAAATAACCTAGATttgttcttctgtgttcagctagaTATGAGTGTTAATTTCATTAACACTATAACTGCAGAAAAGCAGGACGCGGTCAATTTAATTACGTAAATACATGAAACTCAGATAGCGTACTAAACTACTGACATTCTTTGAAAAACCATACAGGCTCCACGATTGGCCAACAATGGGTTACTTCTGATTATACGATCACAAAAGCAATCAAGCGCTTTTCTATGTAGGCATGTTGCCACCATCACGAGGCAAAATGCTTAAGAAATGTATCGTTTTCCACAATTCATTAAAACTGCTTCGGCAGTTTCTTGAGCGTCGGCTTTTGACGTCACTCTCCAAGGACAAATTTCCGTGACATTCGAAGAATAGGAAACCATAGTCTAGGACTACTCACTTTTGAGTGACCGTGGCTTCGCTTGTTTGCGACGTGACATCCTGAGGAAACGATGCGTTTCGGCGTCTTCTAATTGATCACAGCATCAGCATGCGAAAATAGCCGACCTGTTGTCACTGACCTGCATCAACTGACATCGCGCAATTCAGATGAAATTAAGGATATAATAAACCACAGTTTCTTTCACTCGCACGCTTTTCAGACGGGCATTTCCGAAATATGACGATATCGCACTTCAGGTTTTGGTCGCCGCTTATGAAAAAGAATAACATCATTTTTACTGAATAGCATTTACTCAAAGGCCATCTCATTTTAGCTCTTGAAAGTCTTCATTGTTATTGTCTATTCAAATCGAAATCATACAGCTGTTTTCTCAAACCGAAGCTAGCCAACGCGACGCGAAATAACTGTGTGTACCACATAGGACCTACAGTCTGTCCGGAGCCAGACTGTCTGCTCAACTGATATAACTGAGGACTTTATTGTAGGGGGAGGTGCACACCCCAAGCTTCGCGCGCAGAAGCGAAGTAAGTCTATCGCCGACCGCACCGAACTGTGGAGCCACCCGTCGATGTATACCTTGCAGGCTTCGGTAAGTCGGGTGTTCTCGCGCACGAGAGCCATCTATGGCCGATTAATGCAACTATATTTAGCCATCTATTGGCGCAAGAAGTAATTACAACGGATTAACTAATCCTGGATGCGCTAAGACTTCCTCGTAATTGTCAGTTAAGCGCTGATAGTGTGGAGAGTATTGTGTTAGGTAGATAGTCAACATAAAATAAGATTGCTGTTCAAGTCGGACAGCATGGTAGCAGGCGAAAACGGTTAGTAACATTGCTTACTGTATAAGCAGTTGAGTTGTTTATTTTTGTGCGGTAATGAAGTGATGCGGAAGCTGCTACCGATTTTGTTGTGATTTTCTTCTCTAATATCTTTTGAGATTTTGAACAGACAAGGACTCAGGCCAACAATAATGACGAATGGTTTCCAATCCGTCCAGTTTCATCTTCCGATAGAGGTAAATAACAACGACATATTCATTTTAATTTCATGTGTCTTTGTTATATTGTGTGAACTTGATATTGACCTTGAAGTGCGCTATAAAATTACAAGATCTTATTACCACGTATTTACTTACCTGATTAGACAAACAATGAGTAAAGTAATGTACAAATTCAAGGTTCCTACTTACTTAGTTTTCTTTATATCTATCAATGTTTGTAATTGTGACGTAAAAGCCGAGCGGTGAACAAAGAAAATGCTTAATCATTTGAGTTTTTGGTACTGGCTCTGTAAATATTAATGTTTGCATTCAAACAAAACGTTCCTAATATACTATCTAGTACTGTATAATTCTGTATGTAAGACTATGAGCTGCTTCTGCAGAAAGTCGAGCTTTAATTTTTTCACACTTTGTTTCAGATCGTTATTCATATCATGAAGTACCTGCCACTTGCTGACAGAATATGTGCTAGTCAGGTGTGTCGTTTGTGGTATGAAGCTGCACAAGAATTCGGTCTTCACAAGAATGAAGTTGTTGTCTTGCATGGTGACTTAACGCGCCCGCTGGAAGTACTGGAAAGCAGCAGTGGATCGTTCATGCATTTTGTTTTTAAAGAAGTTGAACTTGGAAATAAGTTAAAGGGGTTTTGGGATAAATTTTGCCCACAAATGAGATCCCTAGCATTGCATAATTGTGATGTTTctgaaaaaatgtttgttgatatactACTGAAATGTGTTAAGCTCGAAAGCCTAAGCATTAACGGTTGCAGAGAGCTGTTAATGTCTGGGCGAGTGCTAGAAGTTGACACAGACATTAGTAGGCTCATTAAAACATTAAAGAAGCTTCGCAGGCTATGCCTTGCATTTAACAGATACTTGTCTGATGCATTGTTCAATAGGTTTGTAGCTGTAGCTTCAAATTTGGAAGATTTGTCGTTGAAGGGTTGCTATATATCTTTTAACAGGGGGCTGTATAAGAAATTTTATCCTGATTTTATGATGAAGTCAGGCAACTGTGTTGCATCAGAGAGTGTCCTTACATTTCATAATATTCTGACTTATGTCACAAAGCAAGCAAAAATGTTACAGAAACTACGGTTTGGTTGTACACTAATTGATAATGCAGCTCTGATGCAATTGGCAACTGTGCCTCTTCTTTCTTTGACTACTCTTCACTTACAGTCGTGTGATCAGCTAACTGATGCAGGTATTGTAAGTCTCGCAGAACATCAGAATCATCTGTTAGAATTAGATCTGAGTGCTTGTTCGCGTGTTGGAGATGTAGCAGTAAATTCAATCTCTGATAAACTTGTTCATTTAGAAAGCTTAAATTTAAGAAACTGTAGATCATTGACTGACTCCGGTGTTAGTACTTTAAATAAACTTAAGAAATTAAGGAATCTCAATCTGTCGCATTGTGAGCAAGTTACTGGTAAAGGCATTGAAACTGCACTCTGTTGTAGCATAAATCCACGATTCCGAAGACTGTATTTGACAGCACTTGCTGTTGATGAACGCACTGTTTGTAAATTAGCTGAACATCTTCCAGGACTCACACATCTTGACCTGGGGTGGTGTTTTAATGGTGTTACTGACAAGTCATTACAGATGATTTGTAAATATCAGGTTCGCCTTCAGTTTTTGAAACTTGCTGCTTGTAATAAGATAACAGATGCTGGACTTACTGGTATGGGGCTTACAGCTGAGCAAGATGGTACAACTGTTACGTCTGATGACAATTCTGAGGCAATGCAGTATCAAGATATAATTGGAAGTGAACAAGTGATTAATGGTGAAAATGGGCATTATGGTGAAAACGTTGATCCAGGATTTAATATATCACTGAGAACTAAAGCCGAGCAAGAAATCATTAATGacgccaaaagaaaaaaaattgtatcacaGCTGTGTGAAGAAAATCTTACTAGTACGGATTCTAGTGGACATTCCCTCATCCATTTAAAAGGTATGTCTTATTTTAGATTATGTTGTTACATTTGTTACCATGTTAATAACTGTTAATCTGTAAAACTGTATAAAACCAATCAGTAATTTTAATGTGGACCTTTCAGCTTACTGGAGTAATCTATCTGAAGGCCCTGTAATTTTAAGAAGTGACCTCCAATCCAGTCATTTCCCTGTCATCATATctgtctagccatccatgcttTAGTCAATTATCTGTGTACCAGATGTCTTCCAGTTTTCAACGTTAGGTATTTATATGACCAATTAATTGTTTGTGAGCCATTTTTCTTGTTCATCCATAATACTCATGTATTTGATGCACATAGGCATTTCTTATTTTTAAAACTTACTACTTGTAATAATGTAATAGGTTTATTATTTATTGGTATGGGAGCTGTCCTTTAAGAGCTGCTTATTGCTGCCAGCAAAAAGTCTTTCTCCTGGTCTCTTCTTGGGGACTCTGGTCAAAGCATATTTAGGAGGCCTTGTCAGGAGCTCTTTGTAGTCTGAATGCCTCATTTTCAACCTTAGCTTTCTTCAGGTAGTTTCAATTGTTATCTTGCCCATCTTTGGTGGTAGTATGGCTGGACTTCATATCTGCTGCCTTAATTGTGTTAAGTATTCCTTGCTATATCCAGCCTCATGTGTTCCTTACACATAAAAAATATTTGGTGATGCTGTATTATATAATTTGGAAACTTTTTGTGTACTGTTATCCGTGCCTTTATTTATGtcatgaaagaaaacaaaaataacataaaacaaaGTTTCCCACAATCGTTACCGTTTTTCCACTTCTATATGGAACTGCCGCTCAATACCAAACTTGGCATCATGAGTCTGctggttttcaagatttgactgtaataaattcttcaaatttatttatttatttattactgtttgtgaaacttTAGCCATTATGATGAAGAGAAATTGTGAAAGACAGGTTCCTTGAACATTTTTTATCCTTATGTGTACTTCAGCACTAGAATACTAAAGGGGGATAATGTTACATCATTACTAAACCTTTGTAAATTTTACTGCTCCATAAGTCATTCAAAAGCAGTCATGATTTATTGTTTATGcagtagttaattacaattataagatCTCCAGCGGTGTctcatacaaaataagtacaacatGATCTGTTTTACACCCTATACAGTCAATACCAGATTGGTGGGAACCATTAATTGGTACCATCTGCCATGATAAATTTTACGTGGGTTTAATAATCTAAGGCTGAGTAAAGCAGTCATCAACTCTAAGATTGTTTTGGACACCACATCGCTTTGCTGGGCAAGGGCCTGTTGAAGGTGGTATGCCTATTCCTTCCTCTGACGTTTGAATTGACTTACCCTCTCATTTACAGGAAACTCACAATTCATTGTGTATTCCGAACCACAgagcaacttggcatttttcacaccaGGAAACATTATGTTGATGTAAAGAagatgaatattaatagtaactaggTGTGAGGTATGTCCAGAAAGGAAgtacttttctgaaaaaaaaagaaaagaaaaaaaaaacctcataaaaTTGTTTTCTTCAAGCCAAAATTAATTTTTCGAGAGCATTTCATAAACTGTTTTCTACAAAGTTGCTACCATTGTTCAGACATTTGTCGTAATGACAAACCAATTTTTTATGGGTTCTTCATAGAAAGATGTCACCAATGAAGAACACTGTTTCTTGTGTTTTTCctgcttgttgagttccttccCAGCAGTAGGCCTAAATCTCTCACTGTTGTATGATACTGTGAAACATTGAGAAAACTTCGGTGCACAATTCAAAACAAATTGAGTGGAATGCTCAGTTAAGGCATCTTGTTGCTTCGTGACAAAACAAGTACCCATTCAGCTGGTGTCACACAAAAACTTATTCAGCAATTCGGTTGGGAGTAGTTTGATCACTTGTTGTCAGCCCTGACCCTGCACCTTCTGGCTACCACTTGTTCTTGACGTATGATTTTATAGGAAGGCATTTTGACACTGATGACAATGCAAAGAAACTGTTCAGCAATGGTTGTCTTCACTGGCAGCATCTTTCTACGAGGGCATAGAAAAGCTGGCTTCCAGGAATGAAAAATGTCTGAACACTGCTGGTAACTATGGCAAATGCTCTTTCTTGGGAAATACAGAAGCATCCGATcccgcccatctgctttgacccttgACGTCACAAATGTGGTGGAAACGAcctaaaccacgattccaatatggcgtaTGCAAAGTTGTTaggtacacattatgaggacgaaaatacatcgaaaaacaaacacacacacattccacaaaaagcctaatgacactaacgggacaagcacgggaaatagggggtttttgggtggggacaaactaaatataaacaaatttagaaacccACCcacatacaaaaccacgcaagacGATGAAAAAAACCGACagcacaaaactccccaaataccacaaaacacaatatcatctggaatcggacacttcccttgacctacatagctcaacagcagctcccgatctcaTAAATTGGGATCAAACACtttccttgacctgttatccttacgacatctccacatacagccgtccctggtccgagacgccggaaataatcctcatttcttcacaacatactgaacacttcacgacttcatccaaaaatccgaatagttgaagaaattttattagagacatcgcactgtcccccatcatagccgacaaccgaaaactgttgaccctgtcagtcatatccatacctaccaaagacataaaaatagcaatttaccaaaattcacacacgacgccacactcaccgatcgcatcaaaacgacacctacaaacacgccactctcacaaactaaattc
It includes:
- the LOC126253105 gene encoding F-box/LRR-repeat protein 20-like, coding for MTNGFQSVQFHLPIEIVIHIMKYLPLADRICASQVCRLWYEAAQEFGLHKNEVVVLHGDLTRPLEVLESSSGSFMHFVFKEVELGNKLKGFWDKFCPQMRSLALHNCDVSEKMFVDILLKCVKLESLSINGCRELLMSGRVLEVDTDISRLIKTLKKLRRLCLAFNRYLSDALFNRFVAVASNLEDLSLKGCYISFNRGLYKKFYPDFMMKSGNCVASESVLTFHNILTYVTKQAKMLQKLRFGCTLIDNAALMQLATVPLLSLTTLHLQSCDQLTDAGIVSLAEHQNHLLELDLSACSRVGDVAVNSISDKLVHLESLNLRNCRSLTDSGVSTLNKLKKLRNLNLSHCEQVTGKGIETALCCSINPRFRRLYLTALAVDERTVCKLAEHLPGLTHLDLGWCFNGVTDKSLQMICKYQVRLQFLKLAACNKITDAGLTGMGLTAEQDGTTVTSDDNSEAMQYQDIIGSEQVINGENGHYGENVDPGFNISLRTKAEQEIINDAKRKKIVSQLCEENLTSTDSSGHSLIHLKGLQRLDLSGCNRITDVSLKYAFRFKELRYLDLSQCQQITHVGLSYLAVHNPSIETLILSHCYNIADSGVLSFIKCLCRLKHLELKGCTQLTDITLEGIGKHCDILKYLDVSLCSTMTTEAAEATELALPSLYTVHKLGLISKNNSQPNTEKFSCPSPPPPPRRFKCSLMC